One Nocardia farcinica genomic region harbors:
- a CDS encoding winged helix DNA-binding domain-containing protein: MRSISVAERRARLAVRHHLAATARSADVTEIARSMVALHATDPATVFLSVAARSDTLVPADVERALYEERTLLRMLAMRRTMFVVPLDVVGALQASCADALAVKQRRTYTKLVEQAGVVDGDVAAWWAEVERETHDALLALGAATGAQLSKAVPRLRTSIVTAPGKAYERPTNITTWVLLTLGAEGRIVRGRPNGGWSSSQYTWAPIESWLPGGVPAVPVEEARAEVVRRWLRAFGPAPVTDLKWWTGWTQAEVRSALARLDVAEVDLDGGTGVVLADDLAPVPAPAPAAALLPALDPTPMGWQSRDWYLGPHAPALFDRNGNIGPTVWWDGRIVGGWAQRRSGEVVYRLLEDPGTEAATHIATEAARLEKWFGDTRPVPRFRTPLERELTT, from the coding sequence ATGCGTTCGATCAGTGTGGCGGAGCGGCGGGCCCGGCTGGCGGTGCGGCACCATCTGGCGGCCACCGCGCGGTCGGCGGACGTCACCGAGATCGCCCGGTCGATGGTGGCCCTGCACGCGACCGACCCGGCGACGGTGTTCCTGTCGGTGGCCGCCCGCTCGGACACGCTCGTGCCCGCCGACGTGGAGCGCGCGCTGTACGAGGAGCGGACACTGCTGCGGATGCTGGCGATGCGGCGCACGATGTTCGTGGTGCCGCTCGACGTCGTCGGCGCCCTGCAGGCGTCCTGCGCCGACGCGCTCGCGGTCAAGCAGCGCCGCACCTACACCAAACTGGTGGAACAGGCCGGGGTGGTGGACGGCGACGTCGCGGCGTGGTGGGCCGAGGTCGAGCGGGAGACCCACGACGCGCTGCTGGCGCTCGGCGCGGCGACCGGCGCACAGTTGAGCAAGGCGGTGCCGCGCTTGCGCACCTCGATCGTGACCGCCCCAGGCAAGGCGTATGAGCGGCCGACCAACATCACCACCTGGGTGCTGCTGACCCTCGGGGCCGAGGGCCGGATCGTGCGCGGACGCCCGAACGGTGGGTGGAGCAGCAGCCAGTACACCTGGGCGCCGATCGAATCCTGGCTGCCCGGTGGTGTCCCCGCGGTGCCCGTCGAGGAGGCCCGGGCCGAGGTGGTGCGGCGGTGGCTGCGTGCCTTCGGGCCCGCGCCGGTCACCGACCTCAAGTGGTGGACCGGGTGGACGCAGGCCGAGGTGCGGTCGGCGCTGGCCCGGCTCGACGTCGCCGAGGTGGACCTCGACGGCGGCACCGGCGTGGTGCTGGCCGACGATCTCGCGCCGGTGCCCGCCCCCGCACCGGCCGCCGCCCTGCTCCCCGCCCTCGACCCCACGCCGATGGGCTGGCAGTCGCGCGACTGGTACCTCGGTCCGCACGCCCCCGCCCTGTTCGACCGCAACGGCAACATCGGCCCCACCGTCTGGTGGGACGGCCGCATCGTCGGCGGCTGGGCCCAGCGCCGATCCGGCGAGGTCGTCTACCGCCTCCTCGAAGACCCCGGCACCGAGGCCGCCACCCACATCGCCACCGAAGCCGCCCGCCTGGAGAAATGGTTCGGCGACACCCGCCCCGTCCCCCGCTTCCGCACCCCCCTGGAACGCGAACTCACCACCTGA
- a CDS encoding serine/threonine-protein kinase, with the protein MRDVTISRRFGVGAIDTGQLIAEHYRLVERIGSGGTGVVWRATDERLRRSVAIKQIHIQPSLPEAERDIMRQRAIREARNAARFQHPNAIVVFDITEHDGDPCLVMEYLKSRSLAAVLSAQGTLPLTQVARIGEQVASALIAAHQAGIVHRDVKPGNVLLDDHGTVKITDFGISRATGDATLTETGLICGTAAYLAPEVARGADPTPAADVFSLGATLFHALEGEPPYGASANPLAVLYAAANGQVSQPRNAGPATDFLLALLSPDPDDRPTMRVARDTLAAFADSAANPVPAGFVPASEAFGRRQDERQDATTKAIRSAVAAPPQRPAERPLPPPQHGAAHPETAAHPKTVAQQPPSTPSGSGGKRRAVLIGGLVGALVAVTALLLGSLNQSDSNGPVAQANPPASSTTTSGGASSTTTVALGGTPSASTVDWGSAGQLIVDFYSDPSGSWSLLTPAAQRAYGGEQAFRQYWGSRTIETFSNINAANGANNADGSVDMRLANITVNGQSKQLILRVVDSGGRLLIDSDTR; encoded by the coding sequence ATGCGGGATGTCACGATTTCGAGAAGGTTCGGAGTAGGCGCCATCGATACCGGTCAGTTGATCGCGGAGCATTACCGCCTGGTCGAGCGGATTGGTAGCGGCGGCACAGGCGTGGTCTGGCGTGCCACCGACGAGCGCCTCCGGCGGTCCGTGGCGATCAAGCAGATCCACATCCAGCCGAGCCTGCCCGAGGCCGAGCGCGACATCATGCGTCAGCGCGCGATCCGCGAGGCACGCAACGCCGCACGCTTCCAGCACCCGAATGCCATTGTGGTGTTCGACATCACAGAACACGACGGTGATCCGTGCCTGGTGATGGAGTACCTGAAATCGCGCAGCCTGGCGGCGGTGCTGTCGGCGCAGGGCACGCTGCCGCTGACCCAGGTGGCCCGCATCGGCGAACAGGTCGCCTCCGCGCTGATCGCCGCCCACCAGGCCGGCATCGTGCACCGCGACGTGAAACCCGGCAACGTGCTGCTCGACGATCACGGCACGGTCAAGATCACCGATTTCGGTATCTCCCGGGCCACGGGCGACGCCACCCTCACCGAGACCGGACTGATCTGCGGCACCGCGGCCTACCTCGCGCCCGAGGTGGCCCGCGGCGCCGATCCGACCCCGGCCGCCGACGTGTTCTCCCTCGGCGCGACGCTGTTCCACGCGCTGGAGGGCGAGCCGCCCTACGGCGCCAGCGCCAACCCGCTCGCCGTGCTCTACGCCGCGGCCAACGGTCAGGTCAGTCAGCCGCGCAACGCCGGACCGGCCACCGACTTCCTGCTCGCGCTGCTCAGTCCCGATCCCGACGACCGGCCGACCATGCGCGTCGCGCGCGACACGCTGGCCGCGTTCGCCGACTCGGCGGCCAACCCCGTTCCGGCCGGATTCGTGCCCGCCAGTGAGGCTTTCGGCCGCAGGCAGGACGAACGCCAGGACGCGACGACCAAGGCGATCCGCTCGGCGGTGGCCGCGCCGCCGCAGCGGCCCGCCGAGCGACCGCTGCCGCCCCCGCAGCACGGCGCGGCCCATCCCGAGACGGCCGCGCATCCGAAAACCGTGGCGCAGCAACCACCCTCGACGCCGAGCGGGTCCGGTGGCAAGCGGCGCGCGGTGCTCATCGGCGGACTGGTCGGCGCGCTCGTGGCCGTGACCGCGCTGCTGCTCGGCTCGCTCAACCAATCCGACTCCAATGGCCCGGTGGCGCAGGCGAATCCGCCCGCATCATCGACCACCACCAGCGGTGGCGCGAGTTCGACCACCACCGTCGCCCTCGGCGGCACGCCGAGCGCGAGCACGGTGGACTGGGGCTCGGCGGGCCAGCTGATCGTCGACTTCTACAGCGACCCGAGCGGCTCCTGGTCGCTGCTCACCCCGGCGGCGCAGCGCGCCTACGGTGGCGAGCAGGCGTTCCGGCAGTACTGGGGCTCGCGCACCATCGAGACCTTCTCCAACATCAACGCCGCCAACGGCGCCAACAACGCCGACGGCTCGGTGGACATGCGCCTGGCGAACATCACCGTCAACGGTCAGTCCAAGCAGTTGATCCTGCGCGTGGTCGACAGCGGCGGCCGCCTGCTGATCGACAGCGACACCCGCTAG
- a CDS encoding MFS transporter, whose protein sequence is MVVGAPLTAAFARRWPPRRGLPAFVLVFAVVQVAGALADHLWVLVVTRVVAAFMATAALVNAGTFGAFTFLAPLITGPVGLSPRWIPVALMLFGLGSCLGLTAAGRLADRWPGQVVAVGGPPALLGRLATAATTHPATLLVLVTGQGALSFAVGSTLVARVLGEAGRRRWAAPTPPRRSTAARRSARSPRRPRWVPGRPNAVRSWRPRSRSPWRRRPRRRSGCAARTR, encoded by the coding sequence ATGGTCGTCGGCGCGCCCCTGACGGCCGCCTTCGCGCGCCGGTGGCCCCCGCGCCGCGGCTTGCCGGCGTTCGTGCTGGTCTTCGCGGTGGTCCAGGTGGCAGGCGCGCTCGCCGACCACCTGTGGGTCCTGGTGGTGACCCGGGTCGTCGCCGCCTTCATGGCGACGGCCGCGCTGGTGAACGCGGGCACCTTCGGCGCCTTCACCTTCCTCGCACCGCTGATCACCGGTCCGGTGGGCCTGTCGCCGCGGTGGATTCCGGTGGCGCTCATGCTGTTCGGCCTCGGTTCCTGCCTCGGCCTCACCGCGGCCGGACGCCTCGCCGACCGGTGGCCGGGGCAGGTCGTGGCGGTCGGCGGCCCGCCGGCGCTCCTCGGCCGGCTCGCGACCGCGGCGACCACCCACCCGGCCACCCTGCTGGTCCTCGTCACCGGGCAGGGCGCACTGTCCTTCGCCGTCGGCAGCACCCTCGTCGCCCGCGTGCTGGGCGAGGCGGGGCGCCGACGATGGGCGGCGCCTACGCCACCGCGGCGCTCAACCGCGGCGCGGCGCTCGGCCCGATCGCCGCGGCGGCCACGCTGGGTACCGGGCCGGCCGAACGCGGTCCGTTCGTGGCGGCCGCGGTCGCGGTCGCCCTGGCGCCGGCGACCGCGTCGGCGATCCGGGTGCGCAGCGCGGACCCGGTGA
- the hisD gene encoding histidinol dehydrogenase: MTSRIELARVDLRGRTPSAAELRAALPRGGVDVDSVLHHVRPVVEAVRERGAAAALEFGEKFDGVVPATVRVPAAELARALDELDPAVRAALEESIARARRVHADQRRTDTTTEVVPGGTVTERWVPVERVGLYVPGGNAVYPSSVVMNVVPAQTAGVGSLVVASPPQANFGGLPHPTILAAAALLGVEEVWAVGGAQAVALLSYGGTDTDGAPLDPVDLITGPGNIYVTAAKRLCRGLVGIDAEAGPTEIAILADATADPAHVAADLISQAEHDVLAASVLVTDSVALADAVDAALTAQLAVVKHAERVRTALTGKQSGTVLVDDITQGLRVVDAYAAEHLEIQTADASAVAARVRSAGAVFVGPYAPVSLGDYCAGSNHVLPTAGCARHSSGLSVQTFLRGIHVVEYTEAALKDVAGHVVALADAEDLPAHGQAVTVRFEALS; encoded by the coding sequence ATGACATCCCGCATCGAGCTCGCCCGCGTCGATTTGCGCGGTCGTACTCCTTCCGCTGCCGAGCTGCGCGCCGCGCTGCCGCGGGGAGGAGTCGACGTGGACTCGGTGCTGCATCATGTGCGGCCGGTCGTGGAGGCGGTGCGCGAGCGCGGGGCCGCGGCGGCGCTGGAGTTCGGCGAGAAGTTCGACGGCGTCGTTCCGGCCACCGTGCGGGTGCCCGCCGCCGAACTCGCCCGCGCGCTCGACGAGCTCGACCCCGCGGTCCGCGCGGCGCTGGAGGAGTCCATCGCCCGGGCCCGCCGGGTGCACGCCGACCAGCGGCGCACCGACACCACCACCGAGGTGGTGCCCGGCGGCACCGTCACCGAGCGGTGGGTGCCCGTGGAACGGGTCGGGCTGTACGTGCCGGGCGGCAACGCCGTCTACCCGTCGAGCGTGGTGATGAACGTGGTGCCCGCGCAGACCGCGGGCGTGGGCTCGCTGGTGGTGGCCTCGCCGCCGCAGGCGAACTTCGGCGGACTGCCGCACCCGACCATCCTGGCCGCCGCGGCGCTGCTCGGCGTCGAGGAGGTGTGGGCCGTCGGCGGCGCGCAGGCGGTCGCCCTGCTCTCCTACGGCGGCACCGACACCGACGGCGCTCCGCTCGATCCGGTCGACCTGATCACCGGCCCCGGCAACATCTACGTGACCGCCGCCAAGCGGCTGTGCCGCGGCCTGGTCGGCATCGACGCCGAGGCGGGCCCCACCGAGATCGCGATCCTCGCCGACGCCACCGCCGATCCCGCGCACGTGGCCGCCGACCTGATCAGCCAGGCCGAACACGACGTGCTCGCCGCGAGCGTGCTGGTCACCGACAGCGTGGCGCTGGCCGACGCGGTGGACGCCGCCCTCACCGCGCAACTCGCCGTGGTCAAGCACGCCGAACGGGTGCGCACGGCGCTCACCGGCAAACAGTCGGGCACCGTCCTGGTCGACGACATCACCCAGGGCCTGCGGGTGGTCGACGCCTACGCCGCCGAACACCTCGAGATCCAGACCGCCGACGCGTCCGCCGTCGCGGCCAGGGTGCGCAGCGCGGGCGCGGTGTTCGTCGGCCCGTACGCCCCGGTGAGCCTCGGCGACTACTGCGCGGGCTCCAACCACGTGCTGCCCACCGCGGGCTGCGCGCGGCACTCCTCGGGCCTGAGCGTGCAGACCTTCCTGCGCGGCATCCACGTGGTGGAGTACACCGAGGCCGCGCTGAAGGACGTCGCCGGGCACGTGGTCGCCCTGGCCGACGCCGAGGACCTGCCCGCCCACGGCCAGGCCGTGACCGTGCGATTCGAGGCGCTGTCGTGA
- a CDS encoding penicillin-binding transpeptidase domain-containing protein: protein MGTQRNKLFVLVAAPVLALAACSSGPEQPRTVAEQFADALNADDVAAAAALTDNPDQATATLNQLYAGLGKEVTYEVRGTEGDTFTLAATWKLGSAGQEWTYTTTGTAAENGDWAIRWNPATLAPGLDKGPLSYGPAYARPARVLDAAGGELMTEQIVTLVNLTAEADTAAVAALLNPLAPGITDASLRTDIAAAQGKPVTAITLRAADIAPIRDALAALPGVTLAPQTRLLTTDKALTSPTLSGLAELWQQQADEAAGWAVRAQTPSGTERIAGAEPRPTADIVTTLDVGLQRAAEAALAPMDKPAAIVALQPSTGNVLAVAQNSAADAQGPIALTGLYPPGSTFKTVTVSAALQAGEVTPDTVVACPGSANIEGRRIPNDDNFDLGQVPLHTAFARSCNTTMGMLGVRLPADGLTHAAAQLGLGIDYVTPGLTTVTGKVPAADSPAARVESSIGQGQVTASPFGMALVAASIARGSVPAPAIVAGRPGTPDRQPDPLPAGVAEQLRTMMRETVTGGTATELADIPGLVGKTGTAEYIDDTHAHGWFVGIAGDLAFAVFAEDAGSSAPAVAAAGRMLRVSQ from the coding sequence GTGGGTACCCAGCGGAACAAACTCTTCGTCCTGGTCGCCGCACCCGTGCTGGCGCTGGCCGCCTGCAGCTCCGGGCCCGAACAGCCACGCACGGTCGCCGAACAGTTCGCCGACGCACTCAACGCCGACGACGTGGCCGCGGCGGCCGCCCTCACCGACAACCCGGACCAGGCCACGGCGACCCTGAACCAGCTGTACGCGGGCCTGGGCAAGGAGGTCACCTACGAGGTGCGCGGCACCGAGGGCGACACCTTCACCCTCGCCGCCACCTGGAAACTCGGCAGCGCGGGCCAGGAGTGGACCTACACCACCACCGGCACCGCCGCCGAGAACGGCGATTGGGCCATCCGGTGGAATCCGGCCACCCTCGCCCCCGGCCTGGACAAGGGGCCGCTCAGTTATGGACCCGCCTACGCCCGCCCGGCCCGCGTGCTCGACGCCGCGGGCGGTGAGCTGATGACCGAGCAGATCGTGACCCTGGTCAACCTGACCGCCGAAGCCGACACCGCCGCCGTGGCGGCGCTGCTGAACCCGCTCGCGCCCGGCATCACCGATGCCTCGCTGCGCACGGATATCGCCGCGGCGCAAGGCAAACCGGTCACCGCGATCACGCTGCGCGCCGCCGACATCGCCCCCATCCGCGACGCGCTGGCGGCGCTGCCGGGCGTGACGCTGGCCCCGCAGACCCGGCTGCTCACCACCGACAAGGCCCTCACCTCCCCGACGCTGTCCGGGCTGGCCGAACTGTGGCAGCAGCAGGCCGACGAAGCCGCCGGGTGGGCCGTGCGGGCCCAGACCCCCAGCGGTACCGAACGGATCGCGGGCGCGGAACCGCGACCCACCGCCGACATCGTCACCACCCTCGACGTCGGCCTGCAACGGGCGGCCGAGGCCGCGCTCGCGCCGATGGACAAGCCCGCCGCGATCGTGGCGCTGCAACCCTCCACCGGCAATGTGCTGGCGGTGGCGCAGAATTCGGCGGCCGACGCGCAGGGCCCGATCGCGCTGACCGGTCTCTACCCGCCGGGTTCGACGTTCAAGACGGTGACCGTCTCCGCGGCGTTGCAGGCGGGCGAGGTCACCCCCGACACCGTGGTGGCCTGCCCGGGCAGCGCGAACATCGAGGGCCGTCGCATCCCCAACGACGACAATTTCGATCTCGGCCAGGTGCCGCTGCACACCGCCTTCGCCCGCTCCTGCAACACCACCATGGGCATGCTCGGCGTCCGGCTGCCCGCCGACGGGCTCACCCACGCGGCCGCTCAGCTCGGCCTCGGCATCGACTATGTGACCCCCGGGCTGACGACGGTCACCGGGAAGGTCCCGGCCGCCGACAGCCCCGCCGCGCGGGTGGAGTCGAGCATCGGCCAGGGGCAGGTGACCGCGTCGCCGTTCGGGATGGCGCTGGTCGCCGCGTCGATCGCGCGGGGTTCGGTACCCGCCCCGGCGATCGTGGCGGGCAGGCCGGGTACCCCGGACCGGCAGCCCGATCCGTTGCCCGCGGGCGTGGCCGAGCAGCTGCGAACCATGATGCGGGAGACTGTGACCGGAGGCACAGCCACCGAACTCGCCGACATCCCCGGGCTGGTCGGCAAGACCGGCACCGCCGAGTACATCGATGACACCCACGCGCACGGCTGGTTCGTCGGAATAGCGGGTGATCTGGCGTTCGCCGTGTTCGCCGAGGACGCGGGCAGCTCCGCGCCCGCGGTGGCCGCGGCGGGTCGCATGCTGCGCGTGTCGCAGTAG
- a CDS encoding arylamine N-acetyltransferase family protein, translating into MSKPDDPAYHWNGAELDLDAYLARIGFAGERAPTLATLRELVYRHTTAIPFENLEAVLGRPVRLDLATLQDKLVYSRRGGYCYENAGLFAAALERLGFGVTGHTGRVTMGAGGLRPATHALLRVTTADDDRVWMCDVGFGRGPLRPYELRPQPDEFTLGDWRFRLERRTGELGTDLWVLHQFGRDGWVDRYTFTTAPQYRIDFEVGNHFVSTSPRSPFTTRPFLQRFHPDRHHVLDGLTLTTERPDGSADIRALTPGELPEVINELFDIELPGPDLDALTTGSWLERVAAGTP; encoded by the coding sequence ATGAGCAAGCCCGACGACCCCGCCTACCACTGGAACGGCGCGGAGCTGGACCTGGACGCGTACCTGGCCAGGATCGGGTTCGCCGGCGAGCGCGCGCCCACCCTGGCCACGCTGCGTGAACTCGTGTACCGGCACACCACCGCGATCCCCTTCGAGAATCTCGAGGCCGTGCTCGGCCGGCCCGTGCGCCTCGACCTGGCGACCCTGCAGGACAAGCTCGTGTACAGCAGACGCGGCGGCTACTGCTACGAGAACGCCGGCCTGTTCGCCGCCGCGCTGGAACGTCTCGGGTTCGGGGTCACCGGCCACACCGGCCGGGTCACCATGGGGGCGGGCGGCCTACGCCCGGCCACGCACGCGCTGTTACGGGTCACCACCGCCGACGACGACCGGGTGTGGATGTGCGACGTCGGCTTCGGCCGCGGCCCGCTGCGCCCCTACGAGCTGCGCCCGCAACCGGACGAATTCACCCTTGGGGACTGGCGATTCCGGCTCGAGCGCCGCACCGGCGAACTCGGCACCGACCTGTGGGTGCTGCACCAGTTCGGCAGGGACGGCTGGGTCGACCGCTACACCTTCACCACCGCGCCGCAGTACCGGATCGACTTCGAGGTCGGCAACCACTTCGTGTCGACCTCGCCGCGCTCGCCGTTCACGACCCGTCCGTTCCTGCAGCGGTTCCATCCCGACCGCCACCACGTGCTCGACGGACTGACCCTGACCACCGAACGCCCCGACGGCAGCGCCGACATCCGTGCCCTGACACCGGGCGAGTTGCCCGAGGTCATCAACGAGCTCTTCGACATCGAACTGCCCGGCCCGGACCTGGATGCGCTCACCACCGGCAGCTGGCTCGAGCGCGTCGCTGCGGGCACCCCGTAG